One Cicer arietinum cultivar CDC Frontier isolate Library 1 chromosome 8, Cicar.CDCFrontier_v2.0, whole genome shotgun sequence DNA segment encodes these proteins:
- the LOC101503698 gene encoding protein DETOXIFICATION 16-like isoform X2 encodes MACALDTLCGQSYGAKQYHMLGILMQRAIFILMIVCIPISIIWANTNSIFISFHQDPEISAEAGKYAMLMIPSLFAYGLQQSLNRFLQTQNIVFPLMVIASIITSLHVLFCWIMVNKTGLGSSGAAVANSMSYWLNVIMLILYIKFSSSCNKTWTGFSKEALHNIPMFLRLAIPSAVMVCLEMWSFESAVIISGLLPNPKLQTSVLSICLSSASIVWMIPFGLSGAVSIRVANELGAGQPMVARMAVCIVVVIGIIVSMVVGTVMTVLRNIWGYAYTSEIEVVKQIAKMMPILVVSNFLDGPQCVLSGTARGCGWQKIGAYVNLVSYYLVGIPAGIVMTFVFHIGVKGLWLGMICALTVQVFSLIIIIIRTNWEKEAQKATDRVYNSVTPEE; translated from the exons ATGGCATGTGCATTGGATACCTTATGTGGACAGTCATATGGAGCAAAGCAGTATCACATGTTAGGCATACTTATGCAAAGAGCAATATTCATTTTGATGATTGTTTGCATTCCAATATCAATTATTTGGGCAAACACaaattctattttcatttcatttcacCAAGATCCTGAAATATCTGCAGAAGCTGGAAAGTATGCAATGTTAATGATTCCAAGCCTATTTGCTTATGGTCTTCAACAGTCCCTTAATAGATTTCTACAGACTCAAAATATTGTATTTCCATTGATGGTGATTGCTAGTATAATAACTTCACTACATGTTCTTTTTTGTTGGATTATGGTTAACAAGACTGGACTTGGAAGCAGTGGTGCTGCTGTTGCAAATTCTATGTCTTATTGGCTCAATGTTATTATGCTTATACTTTATATcaagttttcttcttcttgtaaCAAAACATGGACTGGATTTTCCAAAGAGGCATTGCACAATATTCCTATGTTCCTTAGGCTTGCAATTCCTTCAGCTGTTATGGTTTG CTTGGAAATGTGGTCATTTGAGTCTGCAGTTATCATTTCAGGTCTTCTTCCTAATCCAAAGTTGCAAACATCAGTGCTATCCATCTG TTTGAGTTCAGCATCAATTGTTTGGATGATCCCCTTTGGACTCAGTGGAGCAGTAAG CATTCGCGTTGCGAATGAACTTGGAGCTGGTCAACCAATGGTTGCACGTATGGCCGTATGCATCGTTGTTGTGATCGGAATTATTGTGAGCATGGTAGTTGGAACGGTTATGACGGTTTTACGCAATATATGGGGCTATGCTTATACCAGTGAAATTGAAGTGGTTAAACAGATTGCAAAAATGATGCCAATTCTTGTTGTATCCAACTTTTTAGATGGACCACAATGTGTTCTTTCAG GTACTGCTAGAGGATGTGGTTGGCAGAAAATTGGTGCTTATGTCAATTTGGTGTCATACTATTTGGTTGGGATTCCAGCTGGCATTGTAATGACTTTTGTATTTCATATTGGTGTCAAG GGACTCTGGTTGGGAATGATATGTGCACTCACAGTTCAAGTGTTTTCtttaattatcattataatacgCACTAATTGGGAGAAAGAG GCACAAAAGGCTACAGATAGAGTCTATAATTCAGTAACACCAGAAGAATGA
- the LOC101503698 gene encoding protein DETOXIFICATION 16-like isoform X1: protein MFVGHLGELPLSAASVATSFVTATGFNVMSGMACALDTLCGQSYGAKQYHMLGILMQRAIFILMIVCIPISIIWANTNSIFISFHQDPEISAEAGKYAMLMIPSLFAYGLQQSLNRFLQTQNIVFPLMVIASIITSLHVLFCWIMVNKTGLGSSGAAVANSMSYWLNVIMLILYIKFSSSCNKTWTGFSKEALHNIPMFLRLAIPSAVMVCLEMWSFESAVIISGLLPNPKLQTSVLSICLSSASIVWMIPFGLSGAVSIRVANELGAGQPMVARMAVCIVVVIGIIVSMVVGTVMTVLRNIWGYAYTSEIEVVKQIAKMMPILVVSNFLDGPQCVLSGTARGCGWQKIGAYVNLVSYYLVGIPAGIVMTFVFHIGVKGLWLGMICALTVQVFSLIIIIIRTNWEKEAQKATDRVYNSVTPEE, encoded by the exons ATGTTTGTTGGACATCTTGGTGAATTGCCGCTCTCTGCTGCCTCTGTTGCCACTTCTTTTGTCACTGCCACTGGTTTCAATGTTATG TCAGGAATGGCATGTGCATTGGATACCTTATGTGGACAGTCATATGGAGCAAAGCAGTATCACATGTTAGGCATACTTATGCAAAGAGCAATATTCATTTTGATGATTGTTTGCATTCCAATATCAATTATTTGGGCAAACACaaattctattttcatttcatttcacCAAGATCCTGAAATATCTGCAGAAGCTGGAAAGTATGCAATGTTAATGATTCCAAGCCTATTTGCTTATGGTCTTCAACAGTCCCTTAATAGATTTCTACAGACTCAAAATATTGTATTTCCATTGATGGTGATTGCTAGTATAATAACTTCACTACATGTTCTTTTTTGTTGGATTATGGTTAACAAGACTGGACTTGGAAGCAGTGGTGCTGCTGTTGCAAATTCTATGTCTTATTGGCTCAATGTTATTATGCTTATACTTTATATcaagttttcttcttcttgtaaCAAAACATGGACTGGATTTTCCAAAGAGGCATTGCACAATATTCCTATGTTCCTTAGGCTTGCAATTCCTTCAGCTGTTATGGTTTG CTTGGAAATGTGGTCATTTGAGTCTGCAGTTATCATTTCAGGTCTTCTTCCTAATCCAAAGTTGCAAACATCAGTGCTATCCATCTG TTTGAGTTCAGCATCAATTGTTTGGATGATCCCCTTTGGACTCAGTGGAGCAGTAAG CATTCGCGTTGCGAATGAACTTGGAGCTGGTCAACCAATGGTTGCACGTATGGCCGTATGCATCGTTGTTGTGATCGGAATTATTGTGAGCATGGTAGTTGGAACGGTTATGACGGTTTTACGCAATATATGGGGCTATGCTTATACCAGTGAAATTGAAGTGGTTAAACAGATTGCAAAAATGATGCCAATTCTTGTTGTATCCAACTTTTTAGATGGACCACAATGTGTTCTTTCAG GTACTGCTAGAGGATGTGGTTGGCAGAAAATTGGTGCTTATGTCAATTTGGTGTCATACTATTTGGTTGGGATTCCAGCTGGCATTGTAATGACTTTTGTATTTCATATTGGTGTCAAG GGACTCTGGTTGGGAATGATATGTGCACTCACAGTTCAAGTGTTTTCtttaattatcattataatacgCACTAATTGGGAGAAAGAG GCACAAAAGGCTACAGATAGAGTCTATAATTCAGTAACACCAGAAGAATGA